A region of Salinibacter sp. 10B DNA encodes the following proteins:
- the ispG gene encoding flavodoxin-dependent (E)-4-hydroxy-3-methylbut-2-enyl-diphosphate synthase, whose protein sequence is MDRPRRETRPVQVGDVQIGGDAPVSVQSMTTTKTHEVDATLDEINRLAEAGADIVRVAVPRPEDADALADIVQGATVPVVADIHFNYQYALKAIEAGIHKVRINPGNIGKPEWEREVLQAAKDAGIPIRIGVNSGSLEEDILEKHGYPKPQALFESAMRHVEVCHKNDFEDIVISVKHSDPMYMIQAYRKVAEETNYPLHLGVTESGTLDTGTVKSSIGIGSLLADGIGDTIRVSLAADPVEEVKVGHRILKSLGIGRPGVNIIACPTCGRLVGDLFSIVEEVEEAVAERSFDKDLNVALMGCAVNGPGEASGADLGISLGRGRAHFFKHGEVVDTVPEDEIVDRILDAIDNWDEEDDAAADDEASVSVSDPSGDGAPTDADEPPSDEGTDATGVTKPDLPTS, encoded by the coding sequence ATGGACCGCCCACGCCGCGAGACCCGTCCCGTTCAGGTTGGCGATGTGCAGATTGGGGGCGATGCCCCCGTCTCTGTGCAGTCGATGACGACGACCAAGACACACGAGGTGGACGCGACCCTCGACGAGATCAATCGGCTCGCGGAAGCGGGAGCCGACATTGTGCGTGTGGCTGTGCCCCGCCCGGAGGACGCCGATGCACTGGCCGACATTGTGCAGGGGGCGACGGTCCCCGTCGTGGCCGACATTCATTTTAACTATCAGTACGCTCTAAAAGCCATTGAGGCCGGCATCCACAAGGTGCGGATCAATCCTGGGAATATCGGCAAACCAGAGTGGGAACGCGAGGTGCTTCAGGCTGCAAAGGACGCAGGCATTCCCATTCGGATTGGCGTCAATTCCGGCTCGCTGGAGGAAGATATTCTTGAGAAGCACGGCTACCCGAAGCCGCAGGCCCTCTTCGAGAGTGCGATGCGCCACGTGGAGGTCTGCCACAAAAATGACTTTGAGGACATCGTGATCTCGGTGAAGCACTCCGACCCGATGTACATGATTCAGGCCTACCGCAAGGTGGCCGAAGAAACGAACTATCCGTTGCACCTGGGTGTGACGGAAAGCGGCACTCTCGATACCGGCACTGTGAAAAGCTCGATCGGCATCGGGTCCCTCCTGGCCGACGGCATCGGGGACACCATTCGGGTTTCCTTGGCCGCCGATCCCGTGGAGGAGGTCAAGGTGGGACATCGCATCCTGAAGTCCCTCGGCATCGGCCGCCCGGGCGTGAATATCATCGCGTGTCCAACCTGTGGCCGACTCGTGGGAGATCTCTTTTCCATTGTCGAAGAGGTGGAGGAGGCCGTCGCTGAACGCAGCTTCGACAAGGATCTGAACGTGGCCCTCATGGGCTGTGCCGTGAATGGACCGGGCGAGGCCAGCGGGGCCGACCTCGGCATCTCGCTAGGTCGGGGCCGCGCCCACTTCTTCAAGCACGGCGAGGTCGTGGACACGGTGCCCGAAGATGAAATTGTGGATCGTATCCTGGACGCCATTGACAACTGGGACGAAGAGGACGACGCCGCAGCCGACGATGAAGCGTCGGTCTCCGTGTCCGATCCCTCTGGCGATGGAGCCCCGACGGATGCGGACGAGCCCCCCTCCGACGAGGGGACCGATGCAACGGGCGTCACAAAGCCGGACCTGCCCACGTCGTAA
- a CDS encoding rhomboid family intramembrane serine protease, translating into MNQFRTWYYRQPQALRTIITINVVVYVLAQFLHLWPSGFRFVMEHLALHPVFPDILFEPWQLVTYNFMHTSGGLPGLLHVGFNMLWLYWIGKEFERMHGREQFWTVYLMTGIGGGIMCLLLQPLFPTITGTGVVPVVGASASVLGVLMAVAILYPYKQIGLLFFGVVRLLYVVIGFLIIDALLMLSSSGTAVAAHWGGALTGFLYAKVVRDEIGVPAWLAPLFGGKRRRRSSTQPSLLERFKGLFGLSGGRSPSRQRPASSSDGAPPSRSNNRSKEVDRILDKISEQGYDALSDDEKRTLYEASQS; encoded by the coding sequence GTGAATCAGTTTCGCACTTGGTATTATCGCCAGCCACAGGCGCTCCGGACCATCATCACGATTAATGTGGTGGTGTACGTCCTTGCCCAATTTCTGCATCTGTGGCCGTCGGGGTTCCGGTTCGTCATGGAGCACCTTGCGCTCCATCCAGTCTTCCCGGACATTCTGTTTGAACCGTGGCAGCTCGTGACCTACAACTTCATGCACACGAGCGGCGGACTCCCGGGGCTCTTACATGTGGGCTTCAACATGTTATGGCTGTACTGGATCGGGAAGGAATTCGAGCGCATGCACGGCCGGGAGCAATTCTGGACGGTGTACCTCATGACCGGTATTGGCGGCGGCATCATGTGCCTGCTCTTGCAGCCCCTCTTCCCCACGATTACGGGAACGGGCGTTGTGCCCGTGGTGGGCGCTTCCGCTTCCGTCCTCGGCGTTCTCATGGCCGTCGCCATTCTGTATCCCTACAAGCAGATTGGACTGCTTTTTTTCGGCGTCGTGCGCCTGCTGTACGTCGTCATCGGTTTCCTCATCATTGATGCGCTCCTGATGTTGTCGAGCAGCGGCACAGCGGTCGCCGCCCACTGGGGCGGTGCGCTCACAGGCTTTCTGTACGCAAAGGTGGTGCGGGACGAGATTGGCGTTCCCGCCTGGCTGGCTCCACTTTTTGGAGGAAAGCGCCGGCGGCGCTCGTCAACCCAACCGAGCCTGCTAGAGCGATTCAAAGGGCTCTTCGGCTTAAGTGGCGGTCGTTCTCCGTCTCGTCAGCGCCCCGCATCGTCGTCGGACGGCGCTCCTCCCTCGCGCTCAAACAACCGCTCAAAGGAGGTCGATCGCATCCTCGATAAGATTAGTGAACAGGGATACGACGCATTGAGCGACGACGAAAAACGGACATTGTACGAAGCAAGTCAGTCCTAG
- a CDS encoding rhomboid family intramembrane serine protease, producing MPRRQTSYRPPTRFSVMPPVIKNLLILNGLFFLAQFVAAETLAESSLLAHVLNTLALYPPGAPEQGALLISERLGQTPGFWPWQLVSYSFLHGSLGHLFFNMFALWMFGVQIENRWGSQRFGVFYFACVLGAAFTHLLFVPSGTTLNTTQGLVQASVPTVGASGGVYGILLAFGMMFPNQPIYLWFLFPIRAKWLVIGFGALELYSAVTGTSAGVANFAHLGGMVFGFLLIQYWRGKLPVQPEKVMRW from the coding sequence ATGCCCCGCCGTCAAACCTCCTACCGGCCCCCGACCCGCTTTTCCGTGATGCCGCCGGTTATCAAAAATCTCCTCATCCTCAATGGCCTCTTTTTCCTGGCTCAGTTCGTGGCCGCCGAGACCCTTGCGGAGTCGTCCCTCCTGGCCCACGTGCTGAACACCCTGGCGCTGTACCCGCCGGGCGCCCCCGAACAGGGCGCGCTGCTGATCTCCGAACGGCTCGGACAAACGCCCGGCTTCTGGCCCTGGCAGCTGGTAAGCTACAGCTTTCTGCACGGCAGTCTCGGCCATCTGTTTTTCAATATGTTCGCCCTTTGGATGTTTGGGGTACAGATTGAAAACCGGTGGGGATCGCAGCGCTTTGGGGTGTTCTATTTTGCCTGCGTCTTGGGCGCCGCGTTTACTCACCTCCTGTTCGTGCCGAGCGGCACGACGCTGAACACTACGCAGGGCCTCGTGCAGGCGTCTGTTCCCACGGTCGGAGCTTCGGGAGGCGTCTACGGCATTCTGCTTGCTTTCGGCATGATGTTTCCGAATCAGCCCATCTACCTTTGGTTCTTGTTCCCCATTCGGGCCAAGTGGCTGGTCATCGGGTTCGGTGCGCTGGAGCTGTACTCGGCAGTCACAGGGACGTCGGCGGGCGTGGCGAACTTTGCCCACCTGGGTGGAATGGTGTTCGGATTCCTCCTCATCCAATACTGGCGCGGAAAATTGCCTGTACAACCGGAGAAGGTCATGCGGTGGTGA
- a CDS encoding UDP-2,3-diacylglucosamine diphosphatase produces the protein MVLFFSDMHFGRGERADERAKEAALLDCLKAHADAVEHLYLVGDVFDGYIEYDHLVPKGFVRFQAFLAQWTDRGIPVTYLLGNHDPWHRDYFPQELGVRLVSEDCTVVHDDCRLHLTHGDAQASTHSLFSWVRPLMRSARAMRLYRSVLPADLGLGLAHRVSHLLHEEAPDPSVIEGLRAYARDYLRQEGEDIVVMGHSHVPAFHQWSEGVYVNTGNWYEERTFARLENGRMVLSRWNGTRTIDIEAAEV, from the coding sequence GTGGTTCTTTTCTTCTCTGATATGCACTTCGGGCGCGGGGAGCGTGCCGACGAGCGGGCAAAAGAGGCAGCGCTTCTCGATTGCCTCAAGGCTCATGCAGATGCGGTCGAGCATCTCTACCTGGTTGGAGACGTTTTTGACGGCTACATCGAGTATGATCATTTGGTACCGAAGGGGTTCGTTCGGTTTCAGGCCTTCCTTGCGCAGTGGACCGACCGCGGGATTCCCGTGACCTATCTATTGGGAAATCACGATCCCTGGCATCGAGACTACTTCCCGCAGGAGCTCGGCGTTCGCCTGGTGTCCGAGGACTGCACCGTCGTCCACGACGACTGTCGTCTGCACCTCACCCACGGGGACGCACAGGCGTCCACACATTCCCTGTTTTCGTGGGTGCGTCCACTCATGCGTAGTGCGAGGGCCATGCGTCTGTATCGGTCGGTCCTTCCGGCCGATCTGGGGCTCGGGTTGGCCCACCGGGTCAGCCATCTTCTTCACGAAGAGGCCCCGGACCCGTCGGTAATTGAAGGCCTTCGGGCGTATGCGCGCGACTACCTTCGACAGGAGGGCGAGGACATTGTTGTCATGGGGCATAGCCACGTGCCTGCTTTTCACCAGTGGAGTGAAGGTGTGTATGTAAATACCGGAAACTGGTACGAAGAGCGGACCTTCGCTCGTTTAGAGAACGGAAGGATGGTCCTCTCGCGGTGGAACGGCACGCGGACCATCGACATTGAAGCCGCGGAGGTATAA